One part of the Hydra vulgaris chromosome 01, alternate assembly HydraT2T_AEP genome encodes these proteins:
- the LOC136075280 gene encoding uncharacterized protein LOC136075280, whose translation MAESRIFRRDWILNTKPNATLILKRYPRFLDMNETIRQEFFFLVGEFKDIRNQWSLCRDTILQLAVTASEKDEDLKEELFCISPVENEFDEAKKTIVSFKALPYLLPSPPKRGKKEPRKSGKATSMRFIVELENMTVDAAVEILNLDGCKQPLIFILGSAMYIKVDLNAVLVEDADSFPEMVLLLLATFYVFDLKYPDELRVLFSLLEKICGISATIRSSIANEFFRLLNLE comes from the exons ATGGCTGAGTCACGAATCTTTCGAAGAGATTGGATCTTAAACACAAAACCAAATGCTACTCTTATCCTGAAAAGATATCCGAGGTTTTTGGATATGAATGAAACT ATACggcaagagtttttttttttagttggagAATTTAAAGATATTCGAAATCAATGGTCATTATGTAGAGATACAATTTTACAACTTGCAGTTACTGCTTCGGAAAAAGATGAAGATTTGaaagaagagttattttgtaTTAGTCCTGTTGAAAATGAATTTGATGAAg caaaaaaaacaattgtatcttttaaagcactACCGTATTTATTGCCATCTCCGCCAAAGAGAGGAAAAAAGGAACCTAGAAAGTCTGGTAAAGCAACATCGATGCGTTTTATTGTTGAACTTGAG AATATGACAGTTGATGCTGCTGTTGAAATCTTAAATCTAGATGGGTGCAAGCAGccattaatttttatactagGATCAGCAATGTATATCAAAGTTGATTTGAATGCTGTATTGGTTGAAGATGCCGATTCTTTTCCCGAGATGGTATTACTTCTTTTGGCAACGTTTTACGTTTTTGACCTGAAGTATCCGGATGAGTTGCGAGTGCTATTTTCGttacttgaaaaaatttgtGGCATTTCAGCAACAATACGTAGTTCAATtgcaaatgaattttttagacTACTGAACCTTGAGTAA
- the LOC136074328 gene encoding uncharacterized protein LOC136074328 codes for MSYIFSMISTDKQNKPPAIFKIEENKIHPSMKAMQMWGFFWFLPLAVGDLINEDEKQWIFFIQLCILVDILLAPKFTYGMITLLRDFIEEHLQSFKELFPDLKVRPKQHCFVHYPTIIFQSGPLIGMSCLRYELKNSFFKRSAHIVCNFTNICYTLENYIAYRHQYNSLLSKLTKQHNRGIPLVSKSNRICVNLLPFENVLCFKYNLKSDVHVFVSYKIHIGSINIRKDHYLVISINKDGLPIFGKVEAFVNVENSLIWVVIVSLMETVEFVDHIFSYEVKSYSDELFEILSFNTLLDEHPLPGYVVR; via the coding sequence ATGTCATATATCTTTAGTATGATAAGTACTGACAAACAAAATAAACCTCCTGCAATATtcaaaattgaagaaaataaaatacatcCTTCAATGAAAGCAATGCAAATGTGgggatttttttggtttttgccACTAGCTGTTGGCGATTTGATAAACGAAGATGAAAAACAATGGatttttttcattcaacttTGCATTTTAGTTGATATTTTATTAGCTCCTAAGTTTACATATGGTATGATAACCTTGCTTCGTGATTTCATTGAAGAACATTTACAATCTTTTAAGGAACTCTTTCCAGATTTAAAAGTACGACCAAAGCAACATTGTTTTGTTCATTATCCAaccattatttttcaaagtggCCCTTTGATAGGAATGAGTTGCTTACGGTATGaacttaaaaattcatttttcaaacGATCGGCTCATATTGTTTgtaattttacaaacatttgcTATACACTTGAGAATTATATTGCTTACAGGCATCAATATAATTCTTTACTTTCTAAATTGACTAAGCAACACAATAGAGGAATACCTTTAGTATCAAAGTCTAATCGTAtttgtgttaatttattgcCATTTGAGAATGTGCTgtgttttaaatacaatttaaaatcaGATGTCCATGTCTTTGTTTCTTACAAAATTCATATTGGTAGCATAAATATTCGAAAAGATCATTATCTtgttatttctataaataaagatgGTTTGCCGATTTTTGGAAAAGTCGAGGCTTTTGTTAATGTAGAAAATTCACTTATATGGGTTGTTATTGTTTCTTTAATGGAGACTGTAGAATTTGTTGACCATATTTTTTCTTATGAAGTTAAATCTTACAGTGATGAGCTTTTTGAAATCTTAAGTTTCAATACTTTGCTTGACGAACATCCACTTCCTGGATATGTTGTTAGATGA